The genome window TGCACGCCGAAGACTGGCGTGACACCAGAATCTATGCCCTTTTCACAAGCAGCTGGTTAGACACTTCCCCTTCCTTTATGATGAGCTGCTAAGCAACAGCCCAAGCGACATGCTGACAGGGTGACACAGAATGGCACCCACTCAAAGTTGAAAACTcagcattttgaaatgtttggaGACAAAGATAACTCTGGCCTGTAGCTTTTGACCTAGACACTATGTTGCAGAATAGGTTTCTAATATGAGTAGCACAAAGCAGCAAAGGCGGggatatcctgacttttagtccttGGTATGGGTCAAGTTGCATGGCCAAGGGAGAGGCCCTTTTCCCCCTCCACCAAGCCTCTGTAAAACTGGCATGACTGTTTGGTCTGGATTGGAAACTAAATATTTATTAGTGAGTGTAATAAGGGTTTGCCAttctttctgtcagtttgattgattggGTTGCATGAATCTGGTGTGAGCGATTTTGTAGTGCCACACCTTGTGTTGTAGAAGTTGCTCTgcgccaaaaaaaaaaaaaaatcatcagaagTTGCTCTGCCAATAAAGAAATTCGTCTCTTTTAAGATTAAAGATGGTTACAAAATCATAACCCCGACCACCACCATGGTTGATGTACAGGTGACATACAGATAAAAGCAGTGCTTTTTATGCTCACTTCACCTGTCTTATTTCTCCTCTAGGAACTCCACAGCAGTGTGCGTCTATTCAGTAGGAATGATTGAAGACATATTTGAGAACTCAACTTTTAAGGGCTTCAACAAAGACATCCCCAAACCGAGGCCAGGAACGGTAAGGATCTGTTTTGTTGCTATGTTTTGTGCCATCACAAAGCACTTCTTCTgggggttttatttttgtttcagccCTCGTATTCATTCTTCCACATTTATTGGGGTTTGTCTAGTGTTTATCACGTGTCCCTGAGTAGGActgtagattaaaaaaaaacatattacgTACATGGGTGGAAACgtggaaagtgtgtgtctgctgtccCCATCACGTGTGGTTCAGTGTTTCCATCTGTGGATGttgattgtctttttttacaTGAAGTCTACTTGAGTTCATCCCTGTGTATGAGGAACTAAAGGGGCCTCACAAACAGAATTTCCTCTTGTTGTAGTAGACAGTTTACTGACCGCCTGAGTAATGATAGCTTTTCCACAAAGGACGTGGTCTTGTGGCCATGTGTGGTAAAGAAAaccacccatccatccatctcttcaGCTTACAGTGTAGGAAATGTTTGcgtctgatttgttttcatacTTTGGTGTCTGAAAAATGTTCAGCTAGCGTTCCCATTTCCAAAGTATGCAAACCACTTGTCcatattttttcagtgtgtaaAAAACAGCAGAAGCCTGCCGCTGGCCACGGTCAATATCGTGAAGGATTACCCAGAAATGACTGACTGGGTTTACTCCAAACATTATACAGCTCCATTTTATGTAAGCAGCAACAACTACACCAAGATAGTTGTGGATCGGGTCCAGGCAGCAGACCAGCGCGTGTACAACATCCTGCTACTATCCACCGGTATGTTCTGACAGGAAGAAATGACACTGTTCAACATAGAGATGGTCTTCACTACTTTATTTTGctatttgtattgtattgtaccTGTGTGTCCCTGTTGACTTGGCTTGCAATCACACATTGTTTAAAATCTCTGCTAGGAACAATGAGCTAAAAATATGGCACTCAGTGTGACTCCcgaaataacaacaaacaaattgCCCTTTGTGTGCTGCTCCCACAGATTCTGGGAAGATCCATAAAGTGTTAGAGGCTGGGTCCGAACCTTTCATCATCTCTGAAACACAACTCTCCAACCGTTCAACCATACAGTCAATGAAACTTGACTCTAAAAAGGTGCTGATTGTTCATAACGCCATCTGAATGTCACACATTGTGCGTTGCGGTGTTCTCAGCAGTGTTTGCtcaaaagtgaaaacattttttcatcagccaaatttgattttttttttcacaatttagTATTTTGAAGCTGGACTGATGAGTATTTTTAACGTATGCAGACCATGGTCTGGACACCTGGACACCCAACTCCAAATGCTTGTGCTAGCTATCAACTTTATAAAGTGATGATATGTTAGGACAAGGTCATATGCCAGTGTTGTTTGCAGCTTGCTTCGCTGCAAGTGGCCAAAATAGCCGTCAACGCAGGTTTAAAGTGAAAttgtgtcttcctctcctcagaaAAAGTTAGTGGTGGGTTTTTCAGAGAAAATTTCTATCGTGGACCTCCAGAGCTGTCAGCAGTACAACACCTCCTGCGCAGACTGTGTTCTGGCCCGGGACCCGTACTGTGCCTGGACGACGTATGGATGCACCCCGACTTCCCCGTAAGTGTGGACAGCAGAGTCTTGCTCTTAAGTAGGCTTCTGATATTCTGTACAAATCCTTGTCATGTTACAACGTATTAAGGTCAACAATATTAAATAGCTGCTTTCTGCATGTCCTTTTGCAACTCGGTATTACGCCAAAGCTTGTAATAGACCCGCCTCGGTATGCCTCACCGAGGTGTGAAAAGAACACGTTCTCATTCCAGCGTCAAGTTAGCAATGATGAATATGCAACACAGGGTTAGTGAAGGTCATTGGTTGGCTTACCGCTTCCTTAAAATCAACAACACTGACTGATGGTTTCACAGGGAATCAAACCATGCTCTCCTGTGTGAAAGCcctatttttttccttctctcccaTCATTCTCGCCCCCTGATGGTACCACACCTTCATACATGCCTGCACTTCTCACGCCTCGGCAAAGCATAACATGACAGTAACAAGCTATCTTCTGGTGAATCAGCGATTCTGTTACTTGCTGTCTGCCAAAGAAAGGAATAAATGTTGATGCAGGATCAGACAAAagctttttccaaaataaaaagatCAGCAGGCCGATGTCAAAGTCACTCATCTCTCACTGTGCGTATTTGATGgaacatgtgttttgtttttgttgacagtgaCGCCATTCAGAATGTCATGGATGGGGAAATAAGTGTGTGCAACTCATTAGTAAAAGGTAATTAATGCTGAGTCACATTACAATAACGCACACTTACTAAGGGCTTGAAATGTTTTGGTCACATCtctattttatctttttatttttttagaacAAAAGCAAGACCACCGGCTCAAACGGGAGACAGTTACACCTGCGGATATGAGGACCGGCCACTCTGTCCCCTTGGGTGTCCCTTTCTATCTGTCCTGTCCCATAGATTCGTACCATGCTGCCTACACCTGGGAGCATGGAGGCCAGACCAGCCCTTGCCTACAAATGCAGTCTAATTGCCTGCACCTCATCCCTGCCATGACACAAGAGAACTATGGCACCTACGAGTGCATATCCAAAGAGAAAAACTACACCAAAGTGGTGAAAAATTATCATCTTACGGAGCAAAAGATCCCAGAGCCAATGACTGACAGAGGCAATACCCCAAGGCAATACAATATGAATGATGCATCCGCTGTTGTGCCACAGATGTGGATCAACCTTGGACTTGCGGTAACGGTGATGGGGATTTTCAGATAGGGTTTACACAACTAGCTAGTTAAACTTTACACTCTTTTCTCCTTGAGAATTTCCATTGGTCCAGACCTCATGCTTGGAAGTGCAGCCTCAGTATTTTCAGGCCCTTTGTCCTTGCCTTTGCTAACCAGCCCACGGTGCTGCGGTACCAAAGGAAATCCGCCCAAACATCGGTTAAGCTTTCAACTCAACAGTGCAGGATCAATCCCACTGTGAACCTAAACCTCATTTGTGTGCGCGGTCACATCGCTGTGCTTGGCAGAAAATGTTCAAGTTTACAGGAACAAGCCACGGTCAAGTTTATTTTCAAAAGAGAAGCCAGAACAGGAAGaggtgatggagggagaaagCAGCACAGCTGGTCAGCGGTAGAGCACAGCCTGAATGAGCCGAGGAGCTCTAATGGTGTTTATTGGGATCAGCTGATGATCAGTCACTGATTTCAGCAGAGGTAATCTGAAGGAATTCCCTTTGCGGTAACAAGGGATCAGACTGACTGCAACGCTCAGACcaaaacacacctttaaaaTGTTGTAGTCATGAGTGCAAAGGCTTCAGGTGGAGAGCCACAGACagtgcagcagacaggaagcaggtgtGGTGTAGCTGCAGCTTGGTATGCACATGTTGAAGCCATCTGAGCTCTGGTTCATTAGAGGTCAGGAAAATGCAAAGTTCTGGTGGACATTTCCACTGTGCCTCACTGCAGTGCACTGATGacagattatttttgtttaagGAAGGGTGGAGGCAGCCAGGGGCCCTGTGGAGTTCTCTGTTTTGTTCAACTCTCCCACTGTCACAACAGTCAGTAGTCAGAGAGGTGTTACAGTGAAAGGtgtcctgctgcagagcagatACTGTCTAACCTCTAAAATAACAAGCAccttgtttcattttcacattcgTTTTGGCAATGAAATGCACATTTCTCTGAATTTCACATACAGAAGCTTTGATTAGCTGCAGCAGGAGCAATAGATATTACACGTAGTACCACATTACACTTGAGGTAGAACAGATTGGAGATGGTTGTTGTAGGGGATAGTTTTGACACATTTAAGCCACCTTCCTAAACAGTTGTTTATATTAAAGTGAGAGGCCATGTAAACTTTGCTGAACAGTAGCCGCTGTTTTCACAAGGGACAAATACGGGATAGTGCTAAATGCTGCAACAATAACAGCAGTCGAGAAAACTCAGAGAGCTTTCTTAATAATGTCCATTATGGAGGAATATCTGGCTTATGTTTACTAACACTTTGCAGCCAAAAGCTAAAAGCTCATATCAGAACAACTAAACCTGTATTAGCAAATCCTGATTGTACTGAACCTGAGTAGTGGTGTGCTTATTGATTGCtaatgaattcaacttttcatttgtaaaaagaAGCCTGTGTTATTTCTGATTTCACAGCCTCTCACTAACCACCAAGCtaaacatatttattattttaaatgttttggtaCAATCATAGTTTTATGTTAATGCTAAATCTTTGTTTCACACTGGAGATTTTTATACATGCAAGCAACATGTGTCCTTACAATTTCAAAAATCTTGTACTTTCTGAAAATCTTGCTTGAAGACTGTGAGTGACTTTTATTGACTTCCTAattgttaaaatgaacaaaaggaGCGGAGCTGAAAATCCAAAACATGGTTCACAAGTAAGTGGTTTCAGGACAGCAATTTATTTGTCCTTATCAGGTCATGACGTCATCGCTCAAACCAAGTGCAGTCTAATCAGAGTACAGACGACCCTGTAAGGATCTTTAGTTTAATCTGTCTTATTCCTGGATCTTAAGTCTCAACACTGCCAATGGTGGCCAAGTGAGTACATCTTGTTTACACCAGGAGAGGAAATCACAACACAACTACACTGTGTATCTCTGGCCATTACCCAACAACCACTCGGGTGGAAATCCTGGATTCTCATCAGATTTTCTTTCTAGAGAAGTAATTGTGGTTTCGGAGATCTGTGAGAAATTTGCAGCTGTTTCATCTCAGGTCCAAGATGAACATCCAGATTACACATCCACAGTGAACAGTCATCTTGGCCAGTCTGTGACCAAGCCCCTCTGGTAGTACGTTGGCCTGTGGGGATTGCTTGTTATCCTCATCTTAggaaagtttttattttcagcacagcagtgacTTACCATGGTGTATTTATATGAAGTGAAATACCACAAGCTGTGTAAGTCCTTTTCATCCGAGGTTTCACACAAACTTCTGACGgtttaaaacagtttgttttcccAGCACTGCAGGGCACAGCAGGATACAGATGAGCCACCCACTGCACACGTGTCTGGCTGTCAGGTCACTTTAATGAAGATCATGGATTTTCAGGTTTAAGCCGGAGCTGACACGACACCTGACCTGATAGTTAAGTGGCTCCTGTGGTTACGTGTCCACCTGGCCTGTAGACTTGCTGCTGAGAAGCTTACTCATAGTCTTGGTGGagatgtaaaatgtgttttcatagATCTATGACATGATTTGTTTGTGGCGTCTGCATGAGTCACTGCTTGAGCCACCCTTTTAGTTAAATCCGGACCCTCCCTGCTCAAGCTGTATGATGTAGGCAAAACAATGGCAACCTTTTATTAGAATAAGTAAACATCACTATGATTTTCTGTGGACCTCCTTTAAGAAGCTCCTCCAGTCTCCTTAAGTGTAAGCGGCTCTAATTTGGGACGGCGCCACACTGCAATCTCAACTGTGTGATATGGTGGCCGTGAGCTCTGCCGGACTCTGATATGAGTGTAAGTAGACCTTGATTCCCAGAGGATTCGGGCCACAGTTTACATCTCCTTTCCTGTTGAACTCCTTGAACAGGAAGGTCTGCTGGAAGACAGCCAAAAGTACAGGGAATCATGCAACATAATCAGAcggaaacaaacacaaatcatcCTTTTTTCTGAGAAAAGCCAAAAGAACCCCTCcctgtgaaacaaacaaactgtactTAAAACATATGAAATATGTATACAACGTAACACACATATATTAACGTTTTCCAAAATATTTGCATAGTATACTGTCTAATTTACCTCCAAGCTTGCAAGTACAAGCATTCCACAGATTCTATCTGTAGCTGCAGTCTTTTGACAGCAGAGGTCACTGTTGTACAACAGGACCCACAAGTTCACAACACCAACCCATAGCCTAAACTGAACCTCCACCTAAAGCTCAGGATAGGCTCATATTTTCCAAATCTGTCTTTAAACAATACTCACACGCCCATTTATTAAAACAGTTTTTGCTTACTGTCGTTCCCATTCCAGACATGCTTCAAGTGGAAGTGATGGGTGGTAAAGTCATGAGACCTCCTTCAGTGCAAAAATAAATTCCAGAGTTTAAGTTAAAATGAGGCTTTAGCAGCCTGAGTTAAgcaaatgtaatattttccaaAAGTATTGTGACCATGATGAGAAGATATTCTCACGCTGAGAAATCAACAATAT of Chelmon rostratus isolate fCheRos1 chromosome 6, fCheRos1.pri, whole genome shotgun sequence contains these proteins:
- the sema7a gene encoding semaphorin-7A, with protein sequence MRRFVLIYICLAGDFLLVLSVDLKDAPTLGSKDNPRVLSKDITNGVFQYPVRQNHTVLYYQEDVEEMYVGGTDFVLKLDVNDYHIIEKFPLKTTGQRQCREGPCDNVITVIEKFQDSLFVCGTNGHKPQCWKLFSSVNNQSHEIVESYEGTGISPFTYTQNYLSLTVEGDLYSAAALDADGSSLQFRRKAGSRTNVWMYDSWVSEPTFISASWVKQEDNPDDEKIYIFFREKNSDHNPEADPWISRVARVCKVDEGGSKRFFQNMWTSFLKARLVCGFPEESLYFNRLQDTYVMHAEDWRDTRIYALFTSSWNSTAVCVYSVGMIEDIFENSTFKGFNKDIPKPRPGTCVKNSRSLPLATVNIVKDYPEMTDWVYSKHYTAPFYVSSNNYTKIVVDRVQAADQRVYNILLLSTDSGKIHKVLEAGSEPFIISETQLSNRSTIQSMKLDSKKKKLVVGFSEKISIVDLQSCQQYNTSCADCVLARDPYCAWTTYGCTPTSPDAIQNVMDGEISVCNSLVKEQKQDHRLKRETVTPADMRTGHSVPLGVPFYLSCPIDSYHAAYTWEHGGQTSPCLQMQSNCLHLIPAMTQENYGTYECISKEKNYTKVVKNYHLTEQKIPEPMTDRGNTPRQYNMNDASAVVPQMWINLGLAVTVMGIFR